CCAGCGGCCGGGACGATAGCGTTATGTAGCGCTGAAAAATCAGATTGACTACGGATAACGCAAAAATCAAAAAGAGGATAAGGTACGTTGCAGGATGTAGATGCGTAATCATATAGAGAATACCTGGGCTGGCTTCACCAGGCAGCGTTGCAGGATATGACCGTCCGGCCCACAAATAAGGAATTACCAGTACGCAAAAGGAGATGAATAGATTCTTTGCAGTCCGGGAATTTTCTCGAACCTCTTCTCTGAAAAAATTCTGCACCCCTCATCGCTCCTTTTTTCGGCAGCCTGTTTCCCGGATTGATTGAATGCTTCTCCGAGTCGCTGCGATGTGTACCATCAGGAGAGGTCAATGTAAACAAAAAAGCAATGCTTCTGCAAGGATTTGACTGAGAAGAATGTCCCCGAACGAGCAATCTCACGTCGCGCGATCTTAGAGCGATTGCCACAAATTCTGACGTTCTGACGTTTATCCAACGCTCTAATACAAGATATTAGTGGTGACCGGCGTCCCTGCCGGTCCATTCTGTTGATATCATTGATCATATTTGAAGATGTGCCGGCACGGAGGCCGGCACCCACCAATACTCCTATCCTCAACGCACGTTAATTTTGGCAATTTCTACAACCTAATCGAAGATGAATAACTTTTTGATCTTGCAAATGATTTCGTGCAAGACGCCCCGCCCTGGAGGGTTCTGTCCTGAGGAGAATTATTTTTTTCTGGAGACCGGGTCGCACAGTGTCATACGCTCAAGCCAATTTCTCTGCTTTGGAAGAATTCCCTGATGCGGACTACATCTGTTGAGTTGATTCCCGGAACGGCAGCGATCTGCTCGTCGGATGCGGCCAGGAGGTCTTGAACACTCGCAAAGGCCTTCAGAAGAGCGGTGCGCTTTTTCGGACCTATTCCGGGAACAGCATCCAGTTCTGAACGGATCACGTCGGCTTTCCTGCTTTTTGTATGGAATGCATGCGCAAACCTGTGAGCTTCGTCACGAGCTCTCATGAGCAGCATCAGCCCTGAATCGCCTCTCGGAAACTGCACTGGATTCTTTCTGTTCGGAGTGTAGATTCTATCTTCCTCGCCTTCTGCTCGACCTTTAGCTATTGCAGCGAGAGCAGGGTACACGGATCCGAGATTTTCCTTCAGCGCGATTTCAGCAGCATTGAGTTGGGATTTTCCGCCGTCAATGAGCAACAGATCGGGAAGAGGCTCTTCTTCCCTGTGCTTTACCCGGCGAGAAATGGTCTGGTAAATCATTCCGGGATCGTCCTGATCTTCAAAGCCTCGCATTTTGTACTTTCTGTATCCGGACTTGTCAGGCTTGCCGTCCCGAAAAGCTATCTTTACCCCCACAGGCAATGAACCGGAAATATTCGATATGTCGTACGCTTCAATCAATCTCGGAGGTCCGGGCAGATGCAGCCTCGAAGCAATCGACTCAAGAGACGCTTCTGCGGTGATCTTCTGTTTCTCTCTCGTCAAAGCAGCATGGGCATTCTTGATGGCCAGCATGACGAGCTTGGTTCCCTGACCTCGCTGCGGCATTTTTAGAGCGACTTTACTTCCCCTCAATTCGGATAACCATGCTTCGATGGGCTCCGGCTGGTCAATGGGCCGGGAAAGGAGAATTTCCTTGGGCACGAATGTACCGGCAGCGTAGTATTGCTTCAGTGCGGAACTGAGAACCTGCTCCGCTTCCAACGCGGGATTACGAATCAGGAAAGACTCCTCGGAAAGCAGATTACCTTTACGAAAAGAGAGAACCTCCACTACAAATAGAGAATTTTCGTGCTCCAGAAGCGCAAAAACATCTTGATCCTTCAGGTGGAAAAACGAGACGTTTTGTGCTTCCAGGGTGCGTTCGATGGAAGCGAGTCGATCCCGAACACGAGCTGCTTCCTCAAACCGGAGCTCGCGCGCAGCAGTCTCCATTTGCGTTCTGAGCTTGCGGAGGAGATCTTCGCTCCGGCCCTGCAATAGCAGGACTACCTGGTCCACCATGCGCCGATATTCCTGGGGGTCTACTTTTCCCGAACAGGGACAGAGGCAACGGCCCATCTGGCAATTCAAACACGGTCGAGAGCACGTGGCAATCTGACGTTCCGTGCACTGGCGCAACGGAAAAAGCCTCTGAATGAATCGCAAGGTTACGCGGGCATCCCGCGCGGAGGAATAGGGCCCGAAATACCGTGCTCCATCCGGTTTCACCTTTTGAGTTCGGATCAAGGTCAGCCGGGGAAATTGGTGAGCAATATTGAGTCTCAAGGAAAAGAAAGATTTATCGTCCCGCAAATCCACATTGTACTTGGGCCGGTGTTCCTTGA
The sequence above is a segment of the Desulfomonile tiedjei DSM 6799 genome. Coding sequences within it:
- the uvrC gene encoding excinuclease ABC subunit UvrC, producing MPITEDHLKNLPSSPGVYLMMDHKGKVLYVGKAANLKNRVKSYFNGTDERPSIQFLMARVDEIRTILTETEKEALILENNLIKEHRPKYNVDLRDDKSFFSLRLNIAHQFPRLTLIRTQKVKPDGARYFGPYSSARDARVTLRFIQRLFPLRQCTERQIATCSRPCLNCQMGRCLCPCSGKVDPQEYRRMVDQVVLLLQGRSEDLLRKLRTQMETAARELRFEEAARVRDRLASIERTLEAQNVSFFHLKDQDVFALLEHENSLFVVEVLSFRKGNLLSEESFLIRNPALEAEQVLSSALKQYYAAGTFVPKEILLSRPIDQPEPIEAWLSELRGSKVALKMPQRGQGTKLVMLAIKNAHAALTREKQKITAEASLESIASRLHLPGPPRLIEAYDISNISGSLPVGVKIAFRDGKPDKSGYRKYKMRGFEDQDDPGMIYQTISRRVKHREEEPLPDLLLIDGGKSQLNAAEIALKENLGSVYPALAAIAKGRAEGEEDRIYTPNRKNPVQFPRGDSGLMLLMRARDEAHRFAHAFHTKSRKADVIRSELDAVPGIGPKKRTALLKAFASVQDLLAASDEQIAAVPGINSTDVVRIREFFQSREIGLSV